In Micromonospora sp. WMMD980, the following are encoded in one genomic region:
- a CDS encoding co-chaperone GroES has product MTADQSLDAGLPIRLLHDRVLVRTEGGEGERRSTAGIVIPATAAVGKRLAWAAAVGVGPHVRSIVAGDRVLFDPDDRSEVELHGRAYVLLRERDVHAVAAERVDSTATGSTGLYL; this is encoded by the coding sequence GTGACCGCCGACCAGAGTCTCGACGCCGGGCTGCCCATCCGCCTGCTGCACGATCGCGTGCTGGTGCGTACCGAGGGCGGTGAGGGGGAACGCCGCTCCACCGCCGGCATCGTGATCCCGGCGACCGCGGCGGTCGGCAAGCGGCTGGCCTGGGCCGCCGCGGTCGGCGTCGGGCCGCACGTGCGCTCGATCGTCGCCGGGGACCGGGTGCTCTTCGACCCGGACGACCGTTCCGAGGTGGAGCTGCACGGCCGGGCGTACGTGCTGCTGCGCGAACGCGACGTCCACGCGGTGGCGGCGGAACGGGTGGACAGCACCGCGACCGGCTCGACCGGGCTCTACCTGTAA
- a CDS encoding glycerol-3-phosphate dehydrogenase/oxidase yields the protein MSRSEAGRLSAQRRADDLRRLRAERFDVLIIGGGVTGAGAALDAASRGLKVALVEARDYAAGTSSRSSKLIHGGLRYLEQLEFHLVHEALTERGLLATRLAPHLVRPVPILVPLPTEGGVRDLPRRFLRRSYYGLGVAAYDVFAGVFGGGRGMPLHRHLTREGARRIFPSLRPDTLAGAIRYYDGQVDDARLVVTLARTAASLGATVVNSARAVGLVRQAREVTGVRVRDLEAPAGSPDAEFEVRARTVIAATGVWSDDMSRMLNDVGLRPGLRVRASKGVHLVVPRSAIVGETGLILRTATSVLFVIPWGGHWIIGTTDTDWQLDRSHPAATARDIDYLLEQVNTVLDRPLTTADIEGVYAGLRPLLSGEADSTSKLSREHAVVEPMLGLLLVAGGKYTTYRVMAADVVDHAAHRLGRARPSRTADLPLLGADGYAALWRDRADLARRHGVPVGVVEHLLERYGNLTLDVLALVDADPLLGSPLAGAPEYLAAEVTYAARAEGALHVEDVLTRRTRISIETSHRGLESAEHAAELMGAVLGWDAATRAREVAHYRARVEAERESQLMPDDIAADAARLGAPDVRGFAADRGTELPSSPR from the coding sequence GTGTCCCGATCCGAGGCCGGCCGGCTCTCCGCCCAGCGCCGCGCCGACGACCTGCGCCGGCTCCGCGCCGAGCGGTTCGATGTGCTGATCATCGGAGGCGGGGTGACCGGGGCGGGCGCCGCCCTCGACGCCGCCTCCCGAGGGCTGAAGGTCGCCCTGGTGGAGGCGCGCGACTACGCCGCCGGCACGTCCAGCCGGTCCAGCAAGCTGATCCACGGTGGCCTGCGCTACCTGGAGCAGTTGGAGTTCCACCTGGTCCACGAGGCCCTCACCGAACGCGGGCTGCTCGCCACCCGACTCGCCCCGCACCTGGTCCGCCCGGTGCCGATCCTGGTGCCGCTGCCGACCGAGGGCGGCGTGCGCGACCTGCCCCGCCGGTTCCTCCGCCGCTCCTACTACGGCCTCGGTGTGGCCGCGTACGACGTCTTCGCCGGGGTGTTCGGCGGCGGGCGCGGCATGCCGCTGCACCGGCACCTGACCCGCGAGGGCGCCCGCCGGATCTTCCCGAGCCTGCGACCCGACACGCTGGCCGGCGCCATCCGCTACTACGACGGCCAGGTCGACGACGCCCGGCTGGTGGTGACGCTGGCCCGCACCGCGGCCAGCCTCGGCGCGACGGTGGTCAACAGCGCCCGGGCGGTCGGGCTGGTCCGGCAGGCCCGCGAGGTGACCGGCGTCCGGGTGCGTGACCTGGAGGCGCCGGCCGGCTCGCCGGACGCCGAGTTCGAGGTCCGCGCCCGCACCGTGATCGCCGCCACCGGGGTGTGGAGCGACGACATGTCGCGCATGCTCAACGACGTCGGGCTGCGCCCCGGCCTGCGGGTCCGGGCCTCGAAGGGGGTGCACCTGGTGGTGCCCCGGTCGGCGATCGTCGGCGAGACCGGCCTGATCCTGCGCACCGCGACGAGTGTCCTCTTCGTCATCCCGTGGGGCGGGCACTGGATCATCGGCACCACCGACACCGACTGGCAGCTCGACCGGTCCCACCCGGCCGCCACCGCGCGCGACATCGACTACCTGCTGGAGCAGGTCAACACCGTGCTGGACCGGCCGTTGACCACCGCCGACATCGAGGGCGTCTACGCCGGGCTGCGCCCGCTGCTGTCCGGCGAGGCGGACTCCACCTCCAAGCTCTCCCGCGAGCACGCAGTGGTCGAGCCGATGCTCGGCCTGCTGCTGGTGGCCGGCGGGAAATACACCACCTACCGGGTGATGGCCGCCGACGTGGTCGACCACGCGGCGCACCGGCTCGGCCGGGCCCGCCCGTCGCGCACCGCCGACCTGCCGCTGCTCGGTGCCGACGGATACGCCGCGCTGTGGCGCGACCGGGCCGACCTGGCCCGCCGGCACGGGGTGCCGGTCGGCGTGGTGGAGCACCTGCTGGAGCGCTACGGCAACCTCACCCTCGACGTGCTCGCGCTCGTCGACGCCGATCCGCTGCTCGGCTCGCCGCTGGCCGGCGCGCCGGAATACCTGGCCGCCGAGGTGACGTACGCGGCCCGGGCCGAGGGCGCGTTGCACGTGGAGGACGTGCTGACCCGGCGTACCCGGATCTCCATCGAGACCAGCCACCGCGGCCTGGAGTCGGCGGAGCACGCCGCGGAGCTGATGGGCGCGGTGCTCGGCTGGGACGCGGCGACCCGGGCCCGCGAGGTGGCCCACTACCGGGCGCGGGTGGAGGCCGAGCGGGAGTCGCAGCTCATGCCGGACGACATCGCGGCCGACGCGGCGCGGCTCGGCGCGCCCGACGTGCGTGGCTTCGCCGCCGACCGGGGCACCGAGCTGCCGAGTTCGCCCCGCTGA
- a CDS encoding aminotransferase class V-fold PLP-dependent enzyme, whose protein sequence is MTVTLVPALPTLPVPARPDPLGVLGVPGEINLDHAASAPCARAAADAVAELLPWYASVHRGAGALSRRCTLAYERARQTVADFLGARPTDHVIFTRNTTDAVHLLARALPAGTTVVTFGGEHHANLLPWPRGSVRLPVPDSPAGAVRSLTLALGELARDARPGLPVLAAVTGASNVTGECWPVTELARVAHRYGARILVDAAQLAPHAPVDVAASDLDYVALSGHKLYAPFGAGVLVGRADWLDAAPPYLPGGGAAAHVGAATHDVRWATGPGRHEGGTPNLLGAVALAAVCAAFTSADRVALHAREQGLLTRLRAGLAALPDVVELRTFGPEAPRVGIVSFVVAGRDSAEVAAHLARHRIGVRDGLFCAHPLTRRLLAEAAARSDRTDLPPTALRASIGLGTTAHEVDTLLTALAALPG, encoded by the coding sequence ATGACCGTCACCCTCGTACCCGCCCTGCCCACGCTGCCCGTGCCGGCCCGGCCGGACCCGCTCGGCGTGCTCGGCGTACCCGGAGAGATCAACCTGGACCACGCCGCCAGCGCGCCGTGCGCGCGGGCCGCGGCCGACGCGGTGGCCGAGCTGCTGCCCTGGTACGCGAGCGTGCACCGCGGCGCGGGGGCGTTGTCGCGGCGCTGCACGCTCGCCTACGAGCGGGCCCGGCAGACCGTGGCGGACTTCCTCGGCGCCCGCCCCACCGATCACGTGATCTTCACCCGGAACACCACCGACGCGGTGCACCTGCTGGCGCGGGCGCTGCCCGCCGGCACCACAGTGGTCACCTTCGGCGGCGAGCACCATGCCAATCTGCTGCCCTGGCCGCGCGGCTCGGTGCGGCTGCCGGTGCCGGACAGCCCGGCCGGCGCGGTCCGGTCCCTGACCCTGGCGCTGGGCGAGCTGGCCCGCGACGCCCGGCCCGGCCTGCCGGTGCTGGCCGCGGTCACCGGGGCGAGCAACGTGACCGGCGAGTGCTGGCCGGTGACCGAGCTGGCCCGGGTGGCCCACCGGTACGGCGCGCGGATTCTGGTGGACGCCGCGCAGCTCGCCCCGCACGCGCCGGTCGACGTGGCCGCGTCGGATCTGGACTACGTGGCGCTCTCCGGCCACAAGCTGTACGCGCCGTTCGGCGCGGGCGTGCTGGTCGGGCGCGCGGACTGGCTGGACGCCGCCCCGCCGTACCTGCCCGGCGGCGGTGCCGCCGCCCACGTCGGCGCGGCCACCCACGACGTCCGGTGGGCCACCGGCCCGGGCCGGCACGAGGGCGGCACGCCGAACCTGCTCGGCGCGGTGGCGCTCGCGGCGGTCTGCGCGGCGTTCACCTCGGCAGACCGGGTCGCGCTGCACGCCCGGGAGCAGGGGTTGCTGACCCGGCTGCGCGCCGGCCTGGCCGCGCTGCCGGACGTGGTGGAGCTGCGCACGTTCGGCCCGGAGGCGCCCCGGGTGGGCATCGTCAGCTTCGTGGTCGCCGGCCGGGACTCCGCCGAGGTGGCCGCGCACCTGGCCCGGCACCGGATCGGCGTCCGGGACGGCCTGTTCTGCGCTCATCCGCTGACCCGCCGCCTGCTGGCCGAGGCCGCCGCCCGCTCCGACCGCACCGACCTGCCCCCCACCGCCCTGCGCGCGAGCATCGGCCTGGGCACCACCGCGCACGAGGTCGACACTCTCCTGACCGCCCTGGCCGCCCTCCCCGGTTGA
- a CDS encoding FAD-linked oxidase C-terminal domain-containing protein has product MAAHPLLDDLRSALGGSAVLTDPDLLAGHERDEADLCASGTPLVVVRPRDTAQVVAAVRAAGRHGVPVVPQGARTGLAGAANAVAGALVLSTVAMDRIVEVDPVGRIAVVQPGVVNAALAQAVRARGLWYPPDPGSWESSTIGGNVATNAGGMCCVKYGVTSEYVLGLEVVLASGEVLRTGRRTAKGVAGYDLTRLFVGSEGTLGVITEVTVALRPAPEASLTLVAVFPTTAAAGGAVAGIAERGLTPSLLELLDRTHLRAIEDHRPMGLRTDAEALLLAAADTGERAGADLARLAEVCTAAGADEVWTATDATEAAALLQARRLAHPAMERFAAETFPGGNGGLVIDDVAVPRGRLAELLDGVARIAEACDVPIGVVGHAGDGNMHPNIVVDRADPASLERGRRAFDEIMRLGLELGGTCTGEHGVGLLKRDWLAREIGPVGVRVHQAIKAALDPAGLLNPGKVI; this is encoded by the coding sequence ATGGCCGCCCATCCCCTCCTCGACGACCTGCGGTCCGCGCTCGGCGGGTCCGCCGTGCTGACCGACCCGGACCTGCTGGCCGGTCACGAGCGCGACGAGGCGGACCTGTGCGCCTCGGGCACCCCGCTGGTGGTGGTGCGCCCCCGCGACACCGCCCAGGTGGTGGCCGCCGTGCGCGCGGCCGGCCGGCACGGCGTACCGGTGGTGCCGCAGGGTGCGCGGACCGGGCTGGCCGGCGCGGCGAACGCGGTGGCCGGCGCGCTGGTGCTGAGCACCGTGGCGATGGACCGGATCGTGGAGGTCGACCCGGTCGGCCGGATCGCCGTGGTGCAGCCCGGCGTGGTCAACGCGGCGCTGGCTCAGGCGGTGCGGGCGCGGGGGCTCTGGTATCCGCCGGACCCCGGTTCCTGGGAGTCGTCCACGATCGGCGGCAACGTGGCCACCAACGCCGGCGGCATGTGCTGCGTGAAATACGGCGTGACCAGCGAGTACGTGCTCGGCTTGGAGGTGGTGCTCGCCTCCGGCGAGGTGCTGCGCACCGGCCGGCGCACCGCCAAGGGCGTCGCCGGGTACGACCTGACCCGGCTCTTCGTCGGCTCGGAGGGCACGCTCGGGGTGATCACCGAGGTGACCGTGGCGCTGCGTCCGGCGCCCGAGGCGTCGCTGACCCTGGTCGCGGTCTTCCCCACCACGGCGGCGGCCGGCGGCGCGGTCGCCGGGATCGCCGAGCGGGGCCTCACCCCGAGCCTGCTGGAGCTGCTGGACCGGACGCACCTGCGGGCCATCGAGGACCACCGGCCGATGGGGTTGCGCACCGACGCGGAGGCGCTGCTGCTGGCGGCGGCGGACACCGGCGAGCGGGCGGGCGCCGACCTGGCCCGGCTCGCCGAGGTGTGCACCGCGGCCGGCGCGGACGAGGTCTGGACCGCCACCGACGCGACCGAGGCCGCGGCGCTGCTCCAGGCCCGGCGGCTGGCCCACCCGGCGATGGAGCGGTTCGCCGCCGAGACCTTCCCGGGCGGCAACGGCGGCCTGGTCATCGACGACGTGGCGGTGCCGCGCGGCCGGCTCGCGGAGCTGCTGGACGGGGTGGCCCGGATCGCCGAGGCGTGCGACGTGCCGATCGGCGTGGTCGGGCACGCCGGCGACGGCAACATGCACCCGAACATCGTGGTCGACCGGGCCGACCCGGCGAGCCTGGAGCGAGGCCGGCGGGCCTTCGACGAGATCATGCGGCTCGGCCTGGAACTCGGCGGCACCTGCACCGGCGAGCACGGCGTCGGGCTGCTCAAGCGGGACTGGCTGGCGCGGGAGATCGGCCCGGTGGGCGTGCGTGTGCACCAGGCGATCAAGGCCGCGCTGGACCCGGCGGGGCTGCTCAACCCCGGCAAGGTGATCTGA
- a CDS encoding PrsW family intramembrane metalloprotease: MRPEQWGAGDYADRMAVTPPGGALPPPSAPAVPPPGAPSPRMPLRRLGWRRFLALAGVVLLIAAGALFMVFTLGESLGAEALLVGVIAAILPVPVLVSCFLWLDRYEPEPLKYLIFCFAWGAFVSTAISLLVNETGARLFKDWGLPAALTAVLVAPFIEELTKAAGPILLLIFRRREFSGVTDGLVYCGLSAVGFAMVENILYLGGYGYRTGVEEYGPATGAQQVIAIFIVRILLFGFAHPLFTSMTGVGLGVAARTADRRVRILAPLAGLLLAMMLHGTWNLIPSLAQVTGQPVIVLYGYIGVMVPIFFGMVGLAVGLRAWEGRLTERTLPDYVRAGWLTPPEVAALGSLGRRHAARAWARRVAGDGGVKAMRGYQFAATRLALLRDGMRRGLDRKPAERDRTAREERELLDSIAAYRSFFVGRDPQAPVGVWDGQRYHLRFPDGSQRAVEAPDEPVVPIPVVLTPPPPPIGHGPHPWHPHR, translated from the coding sequence ATGCGGCCGGAACAGTGGGGCGCGGGTGACTACGCTGACCGCATGGCCGTCACCCCGCCCGGCGGAGCACTGCCGCCGCCGTCCGCGCCCGCCGTCCCGCCGCCGGGGGCGCCGTCACCGCGGATGCCGCTGCGCCGGCTCGGCTGGCGTCGTTTCCTGGCGCTGGCCGGGGTGGTGCTGCTGATCGCGGCCGGCGCCTTGTTCATGGTGTTCACGCTGGGCGAGAGCCTGGGCGCCGAGGCGCTGCTGGTCGGCGTGATCGCGGCGATCCTGCCGGTGCCGGTGCTGGTCTCCTGCTTTCTCTGGCTCGACCGCTACGAGCCCGAGCCGCTGAAATACCTGATCTTCTGCTTCGCGTGGGGCGCGTTCGTCTCCACCGCCATCTCGCTGCTGGTCAACGAGACGGGCGCGCGGCTGTTCAAGGACTGGGGGCTGCCCGCCGCGCTGACCGCGGTGCTCGTCGCGCCGTTCATCGAGGAGCTGACCAAGGCGGCCGGCCCGATCCTGCTGCTGATCTTCCGGCGTCGGGAGTTCTCCGGGGTCACCGACGGCCTGGTCTACTGCGGGCTCTCCGCGGTCGGCTTCGCCATGGTCGAGAACATCCTCTACCTGGGCGGCTACGGCTACCGCACCGGCGTGGAGGAGTACGGGCCGGCGACCGGCGCGCAGCAGGTCATCGCGATCTTCATCGTGCGGATCCTGCTGTTCGGCTTCGCCCACCCGCTGTTCACCTCGATGACCGGCGTCGGGCTGGGCGTCGCCGCACGCACCGCCGACCGTCGAGTGCGGATCCTCGCCCCGCTCGCCGGCCTGCTGCTGGCCATGATGCTGCACGGCACCTGGAACCTGATCCCGTCCCTGGCGCAGGTCACCGGGCAGCCGGTGATCGTGCTCTACGGCTACATCGGCGTGATGGTGCCGATCTTCTTCGGCATGGTGGGGCTGGCCGTCGGCCTGCGCGCCTGGGAGGGGCGGCTCACCGAGCGCACGCTCCCCGACTATGTCCGGGCCGGCTGGCTCACCCCGCCCGAGGTGGCGGCGCTGGGCAGCCTGGGCCGGCGGCACGCGGCCCGCGCCTGGGCCCGCCGGGTGGCCGGCGACGGCGGGGTGAAGGCGATGCGCGGCTATCAGTTCGCCGCGACCCGGTTGGCGCTGCTGCGCGACGGCATGCGTCGGGGACTGGACCGTAAGCCCGCCGAGCGGGACCGGACGGCGCGCGAGGAACGGGAGCTGTTGGACTCGATCGCCGCGTACCGGTCGTTCTTCGTCGGGCGTGACCCGCAGGCGCCGGTCGGGGTCTGGGACGGGCAGCGCTACCACCTGCGTTTCCCGGACGGCTCGCAGCGCGCGGTCGAGGCGCCGGACGAACCGGTGGTGCCGATCCCGGTGGTGCTGACCCCGCCGCCCCCGCCGATCGGTCACGGCCCGCACCCGTGGCACCCGCACCGCTGA
- a CDS encoding DUF4031 domain-containing protein codes for MLYLDPPTVPWRGRLWSHLISDVSYAELHVFAELLGVPRRGFDRDHYDLPAERFPVAVWLGAAVVPSREIVRRLHVAGLRRPKHRASAEGAQLPAQVGAGAVLPAGVRLG; via the coding sequence ATGCTCTACCTGGACCCGCCGACGGTGCCCTGGCGCGGCCGGCTCTGGTCGCACCTGATCAGCGACGTCTCGTACGCGGAGCTGCACGTCTTCGCCGAGCTGCTCGGGGTGCCCCGGCGCGGTTTCGACCGGGACCACTACGACCTGCCCGCCGAGCGGTTCCCGGTGGCGGTCTGGCTGGGCGCCGCGGTGGTCCCGTCCCGGGAGATCGTCCGCCGGCTGCACGTCGCCGGCCTGCGCCGCCCGAAGCACCGCGCCTCAGCCGAGGGCGCGCAGCTCCCGGCCCAGGTTGGCGCGGGCGCGGTCCTCCCAGCGGGCGTGCGGCTCGGCTAG
- a CDS encoding FUSC family protein, whose amino-acid sequence MTSREGLADLDGPRIAAAVDELRDKGRATLHDRLHRVRTAFGLALQAGLAAGLAYLVSHRLLNNPQPVFAPISAVGTLAASVGQRFRRTVELIIGVAVGVLVGDVLIYFLGTGAWQLALVVTSAILLTIFAGASVAIVIQAAATAVLIVTLSPSTQNLEFPRFVDAFVGGSIALVVTAVLLPLNPLRVINRAARPALDLLAEQLDICAEALRNRDRGAAQRALFRLRENKEELAALSEAIEGAKETITISPARWHRRSELTHYAEAAEPIDRAMRNSGTLIRRSVTMIEDEEAIPEPMPDAIAHLAESVRLLRHEFAVGEEPQQARERTLRAVSEAGRAYAEGVGFSGSVVIAQVRTAASDLMVASGIEQEEANRLVRQAFHGNDQPTDEAPRPPSAPPVG is encoded by the coding sequence ATGACGTCCCGCGAGGGGCTGGCCGACCTGGACGGGCCACGGATCGCCGCCGCCGTGGACGAGCTGCGGGACAAGGGCAGGGCCACCCTGCACGACCGGCTGCACCGGGTCCGCACCGCGTTCGGCCTGGCGTTGCAGGCGGGGCTCGCGGCCGGCCTGGCGTACCTGGTCTCGCACCGGCTGCTGAACAACCCGCAGCCGGTCTTCGCGCCGATCTCCGCGGTGGGCACGCTCGCCGCCTCGGTCGGTCAACGGTTCCGGCGCACCGTCGAGCTGATCATCGGGGTGGCGGTCGGTGTGCTCGTCGGCGACGTGCTGATCTACTTCCTCGGCACCGGAGCCTGGCAGCTCGCGCTGGTGGTGACCTCGGCGATCCTGCTGACCATCTTCGCCGGGGCGAGCGTGGCCATCGTGATCCAGGCGGCGGCGACCGCGGTGCTGATCGTGACGCTCAGCCCGTCCACCCAGAACCTGGAGTTCCCGCGCTTCGTGGACGCCTTCGTCGGCGGCAGCATCGCGCTCGTGGTCACCGCCGTCCTGCTACCGCTCAACCCGCTCCGGGTGATCAACCGGGCCGCCCGGCCGGCGCTGGACCTGCTCGCCGAGCAGCTCGACATCTGCGCCGAGGCGCTACGCAACCGGGACCGGGGCGCGGCCCAGCGGGCGCTGTTCCGGCTCCGGGAGAACAAGGAGGAGTTGGCCGCGCTCAGCGAGGCGATCGAGGGCGCCAAGGAGACCATCACCATCTCGCCGGCCCGCTGGCACCGGCGCAGCGAGCTGACCCACTACGCCGAGGCGGCCGAGCCGATCGACCGGGCGATGCGCAACAGCGGCACGCTGATCCGCCGCTCGGTCACGATGATCGAGGACGAGGAGGCGATCCCCGAGCCGATGCCGGACGCGATCGCCCACCTCGCCGAGTCGGTACGCCTGCTCCGGCACGAGTTCGCCGTCGGGGAGGAGCCGCAGCAGGCCCGGGAGCGGACGCTGCGCGCGGTCAGCGAGGCCGGCCGGGCGTACGCCGAGGGGGTGGGCTTCTCCGGCAGCGTGGTGATCGCCCAGGTGCGGACCGCCGCGAGCGACCTGATGGTGGCCTCCGGCATCGAGCAGGAGGAGGCGAACCGCCTGGTCCGCCAGGCGTTCCACGGCAACGACCAGCCGACCGACGAGGCGCCCCGACCGCCCAGCGCCCCGCCGGTCGGCTGA
- a CDS encoding metal-dependent phosphohydrolase has translation MDELTARWLRTVRAADAADPAGVRRAGDRLLAGWREPHRHHHTVDHLRTVLDVVDAYADRAHRPDLVRLAAWCHDAVYDPRAGGDANERASADLAGALLTAAGLPAAAVDEVRRLVLLTAGHAVAPGDPDGALLCDADLAVLGTEPAGYDRYATAIRREYAHVAEADFRAGRAAVLRHLLDLPALYRLAEPHARWEDRARANLGRELRALG, from the coding sequence ATGGACGAGCTGACGGCACGGTGGCTGCGGACGGTGCGGGCGGCCGATGCCGCCGACCCGGCCGGCGTGCGGCGGGCCGGGGACCGGCTGCTGGCCGGCTGGCGGGAGCCGCACCGGCACCACCACACGGTGGACCACCTGCGCACGGTGCTCGACGTCGTCGACGCGTACGCCGACCGGGCCCACCGCCCCGACCTGGTCCGGCTCGCGGCGTGGTGCCACGACGCGGTCTACGACCCGCGCGCGGGCGGCGACGCCAACGAACGGGCCAGCGCCGACCTGGCCGGGGCGCTGCTCACCGCCGCCGGGCTGCCGGCCGCCGCGGTCGACGAGGTACGCCGGCTGGTGCTGCTCACCGCCGGCCACGCGGTCGCGCCCGGCGACCCGGACGGCGCGCTGCTCTGCGACGCCGACCTGGCCGTGCTGGGGACCGAACCGGCCGGCTACGACCGGTACGCCACGGCGATCCGCCGCGAGTACGCGCACGTCGCCGAGGCGGACTTCCGCGCCGGCCGGGCCGCGGTGCTGCGGCACCTGCTCGACCTGCCGGCGCTCTACCGGCTAGCCGAGCCGCACGCCCGCTGGGAGGACCGCGCCCGCGCCAACCTGGGCCGGGAGCTGCGCGCCCTCGGCTGA
- a CDS encoding AI-2E family transporter produces MRGRLRRAYESGREAAAAGRSEPDPTPGEAGGVASPGAPGPAAPAAAMVVGAEPPAAMHNSTVSRDDTEVPHALRIAAAWCWRLIVIGIVTWALLKIVGTISIVIIPLTVALLLSALLAPAVGWLLKARFPRSLATGVVLVGGLAAVIGTLTLVVNEFIQGVPELSDKSSQGVRQIQDWLKTGPLHLSDSQLNRYIDEAQNWINGNTERFTSGALSTAATLAEVLTGTVLVLFATFFFLRDGNNIWRFLVRLLPVAARWKVDDAGRASWSTLGAYVRATVLVAFIDAVGIGIFLVAFHIPFAFPLAALVFLGAFIPIVGAFLSGVVAVLVALVDSGPVTALIILGAVIGVQQVEGHVLQPLIMGRAVAIHPLAVIIGIAAGVVLAGIAGALVAVPLIAVLNTAVRRLAARTVPDTPPDAVVVASQAP; encoded by the coding sequence ATGCGCGGACGGCTCCGCCGCGCGTACGAGTCGGGTCGTGAGGCGGCCGCGGCCGGCCGGTCCGAACCCGACCCGACTCCCGGCGAGGCGGGCGGCGTCGCGTCGCCCGGCGCGCCCGGTCCGGCGGCACCGGCGGCGGCGATGGTGGTGGGCGCCGAGCCGCCGGCCGCGATGCACAACTCGACGGTGAGCCGCGACGACACCGAGGTACCGCACGCGCTGCGGATCGCCGCCGCGTGGTGCTGGCGGCTGATCGTGATCGGGATCGTCACCTGGGCGCTGCTCAAGATCGTCGGCACGATCAGCATCGTGATCATTCCGTTGACCGTCGCCCTGTTGCTCTCGGCGCTGCTCGCCCCGGCGGTCGGCTGGCTGCTCAAGGCCCGCTTCCCCCGCTCGCTGGCCACCGGCGTGGTGCTCGTCGGCGGCCTCGCCGCGGTGATCGGCACGCTCACGCTCGTGGTCAACGAGTTCATCCAGGGCGTGCCGGAGCTGAGCGACAAGTCCTCCCAGGGCGTGCGGCAGATCCAGGACTGGCTCAAGACCGGCCCGCTGCACCTCTCCGACAGCCAGCTCAACCGCTACATCGACGAGGCGCAGAACTGGATCAACGGCAACACCGAGCGGTTCACCAGCGGCGCGCTCAGCACCGCCGCCACGCTCGCCGAGGTGCTCACCGGCACCGTCCTGGTGCTCTTCGCGACGTTCTTCTTCCTCCGCGACGGCAACAACATCTGGCGGTTCCTGGTCCGGCTGCTGCCGGTCGCCGCGCGCTGGAAGGTCGACGACGCCGGCCGCGCCTCCTGGTCGACGCTCGGCGCGTACGTCCGGGCCACCGTGCTGGTCGCCTTCATCGACGCCGTCGGCATCGGCATCTTCCTGGTCGCCTTCCACATCCCGTTCGCGTTCCCGCTGGCCGCGCTGGTCTTCCTGGGCGCGTTCATCCCGATCGTCGGCGCGTTCCTGTCCGGCGTGGTGGCGGTGCTGGTGGCGCTGGTCGACAGCGGGCCGGTGACCGCCCTGATCATCCTGGGCGCGGTGATCGGCGTGCAGCAGGTCGAGGGGCACGTGCTCCAGCCGCTGATCATGGGCCGGGCGGTGGCCATCCACCCGCTCGCCGTGATCATCGGGATCGCCGCCGGCGTGGTGCTGGCCGGTATCGCCGGCGCGCTGGTCGCGGTGCCGCTGATCGCGGTGCTCAACACCGCGGTCCGGCGGCTCGCCGCGCGTACCGTGCCGGACACCCCGCCGGACGCGGTGGTGGTCGCCTCCCAGGCGCCCTGA